The following are encoded in a window of Eschrichtius robustus isolate mEscRob2 chromosome 1, mEscRob2.pri, whole genome shotgun sequence genomic DNA:
- the TLNRD1 gene encoding talin rod domain-containing protein 1, with protein sequence MASGSAGKPTGEAASPAPASAVGGACSQPRKRLVSVCDHCKGKMQLVADLLLLSSEARPVLFEGPASSCAGAESFEQCRDTIIARTKGLSILTHDVQSQLNMGRFGEAGDSLVELGDLVVSLTECSAHAAYLAAVATPGAQPAQPGLVDRYRVTRCRHEVEQGCAVLRATPLADLTPQLLLEVSQGLSRNLKFLTDACALASDKSRDRFSREQFKLGVKCMSTSASALLACVREVKAAPSELARSRCALFSGPLVQAVSALVGFATEPQFLGRAAAVSAEGKAVQTAILGGAMSVVSACVLLTQCLRDLAQHPDGGAKMSDHRERLRNSACAVSEGCTLLSQALRERSSPRTLPPVNSNSVN encoded by the coding sequence ATGGCTAGCGGCAGCGCTGGGAAGCCCACTGGCGAGGCGGCTTCTCCGGCTCCAGCGAGCGCCGTCGGCGGGGCTTGCTCGCAGCCCCGGAAGAGGCTGGTGTCTGTCTGCGACCACTGCAAGGGCAAGATGCAGCTGGTGGCCGACCTGCTGCTGCTGTCGAGCGAGGCGCGGCCTGTGCTCTTCGAGGGCCCCGCCTCCTCTTGTGCCGGTGCCGAGTCCTTCGAGCAGTGCCGGGACACCATCATCGCGCGCACCAAGGGGCTCTCCATCCTCACCCACGACGTGCAGAGCCAGCTCAACATGGGCCGCTTTGGGGAAGCGGGGGACAGCCTGGTGGAGCTGGGCGACCTGGTGGTGTCCTTGACCGAGTGCTCCGCCCACGCGGCCTATCTGGCGGCTGTGGCCACGCCGGGCGCGCAGCCCGCGCAGCCGGGCCTGGTGGACCGCTACCGCGTGACACGCTGCCGCCACGAGGTGGAGCAGGGCTGCGCAGTGCTGCGCGCCACCCCGCTGGCCGACCTGACCCCGCAGCTGCTGCTGGAGGTGTCGCAGGGCCTGTCGCGCAACCTCAAGTTCCTGACGGACGCGTGCGCCCTGGCCAGCGACAAGTCCCGGGACCGCTTTTCGCGCGAGCAGTTTAAGCTGGGCGTCAAGTGCATGAGCACGAGCGCGTCGGCGCTGCTGGCCTGCGTGCGCGAGGTGAAGGCGGCGCCCAGCGAGCTGGCGCGGAGCCGCTGCGCGCTCTTCAGCGGGCCGTTGGTGCAGGCGGTTAGCGCACTGGTGGGCTTCGCCACCGAGCCGCAGTTCCTGGGTCGCGCGGCGGCCGTGAGCGCCGAGGGCAAGGCGGTGCAGACCGCCATCCTCGGCGGCGCCATGAGTGTGGTGTCGGCCTGCGTGCTCCTGACCCAGTGCCTCAGGGATCTGGCGCAGCACCCTGACGGGGGCGCCAAGATGTCGGACCACAGGGAGAGGCTGAGGAACTCGGCCTGCGCCGTGTCTGAAGGCTGCACCCTGCTATCTCAGGCTTTAAGGGAGAGGTCTTCGCCCAGGACTTTACCGCCAGTGAATTCCAATTCTGTGAATTAG